One Niallia circulans DNA segment encodes these proteins:
- a CDS encoding class I SAM-dependent methyltransferase: MDNNTKFNGKAKVYAAYRPDYPKQLLNDLISECELSINSTVADIGAGTGILTKQLLDLELTVFAVEPNEDMRQAAIELLKDYKCNTLVNGAAENTTLPPNSVDLVTAAQSFHWFNKEEFHKECQRILKKGGKVAIIANERIDEASVNLEIADVFRRYCPKFNGFSNGLNGSQEVYDSFFNRNYQEIIYEYPLKYNKSTFIGRHLSSSFALKEGDKQFSMLVEALAAIFDKYGENGLLYMPNVTKCRYGAILAK; this comes from the coding sequence ATGGATAATAATACGAAGTTCAATGGAAAGGCGAAGGTGTATGCAGCATACCGACCAGACTATCCAAAGCAGCTGTTGAATGATTTAATCTCCGAGTGTGAGCTAAGTATAAATTCAACAGTAGCTGATATTGGCGCAGGAACCGGGATTCTAACAAAACAGCTTTTAGATTTAGAGCTAACGGTATTTGCTGTTGAACCAAACGAAGATATGCGGCAAGCTGCGATAGAATTGCTAAAAGACTACAAATGCAATACTTTAGTTAATGGAGCGGCAGAAAACACGACATTACCTCCAAATAGTGTTGATCTAGTTACAGCGGCTCAAAGTTTTCATTGGTTTAATAAAGAAGAATTTCATAAAGAATGTCAAAGAATACTTAAGAAGGGTGGAAAAGTCGCTATAATCGCAAATGAACGGATAGATGAAGCATCAGTGAACTTGGAAATTGCCGATGTATTTAGACGTTATTGTCCAAAATTTAACGGCTTTTCGAATGGGTTGAATGGTTCACAGGAGGTTTATGACTCTTTCTTTAATAGAAATTACCAGGAAATAATATATGAATATCCGTTAAAGTATAATAAATCAACTTTTATTGGCAGACATTTATCCTCATCATTTGCCTTAAAGGAAGGGGATAAGCAATTCTCTATGCTTGTTGAAGCATTAGCCGCTATATTTGACAAGTATGGCGAAAACGGACTGTTATATATGCCTAATGTAACAAAATGCAGATACGGCGCAATTCTGGCAAAATAG
- a CDS encoding HPr family phosphocarrier protein — MRFNIIAITGFARPTCLLINTASLFQSSIYLEYKGRSVCLKNSPAAIMDVMSLEIKPGTTFKIWADGADEQQAIQAIEKALIDTWRIS, encoded by the coding sequence ATGCGATTTAACATTATTGCCATCACGGGATTTGCCCGGCCTACATGCTTATTAATTAACACAGCGTCCTTGTTCCAATCCAGTATCTATTTAGAATATAAAGGTCGATCTGTTTGTCTCAAAAATTCGCCCGCAGCAATTATGGACGTCATGTCTTTGGAAATAAAACCTGGCACAACCTTTAAGATTTGGGCAGATGGTGCGGATGAGCAGCAAGCAATACAGGCAATTGAAAAAGCCCTCATAGATACTTGGAGAATTTCTTGA
- a CDS encoding AraC family transcriptional regulator — MTVQTTNQLSELGKLVERFTKEEGLNNTAVPSLFFIRESQVTEPIHAVFKPSICIILQGEKEVLLAQERFQYGPQDYIVSSVHLPVVGQVIKAAKDAPYLAFKLEFTARDIFGLISDPNSQLERKKNMNRAMYISKADHSLLDAATRLGQLLEKPEHIPVLAPLYKKEILYLVLQGPHGATLRQMAIEGSQTYRISEVIDHIKLNYVSAFRIEDLADKANMSVATLHRYFKQVTAMSPIQFQKNLRLQEARRRLLAESTDAAEVAFQVGYESPSQFSREYSRMFGLPPKEDIKQLRANPVQSKNA, encoded by the coding sequence ATGACAGTGCAAACGACAAATCAATTGAGTGAATTAGGCAAGCTTGTTGAGCGTTTTACAAAGGAAGAAGGTTTAAATAATACTGCTGTGCCGTCTTTGTTTTTTATTCGCGAGTCTCAAGTTACAGAGCCAATACATGCAGTCTTTAAGCCATCGATTTGTATTATTCTTCAAGGCGAAAAAGAGGTCCTGCTTGCTCAGGAACGCTTTCAGTACGGACCACAGGATTATATTGTTTCATCTGTTCATTTACCTGTTGTTGGGCAAGTAATCAAGGCTGCTAAAGATGCTCCGTATTTAGCCTTCAAGCTTGAGTTCACAGCGAGAGATATATTTGGCTTGATAAGCGATCCTAACAGCCAATTGGAAAGAAAGAAGAATATGAATAGAGCCATGTATATTAGCAAGGCAGACCATTCATTGTTAGATGCAGCAACAAGGCTTGGCCAATTGTTGGAAAAACCAGAGCATATACCAGTGCTTGCGCCATTATACAAAAAAGAAATATTGTATCTGGTCTTACAAGGTCCACATGGAGCCACCCTGCGGCAAATGGCGATAGAAGGCAGCCAAACGTATCGAATCAGCGAAGTGATTGACCATATTAAGCTAAATTATGTCAGTGCCTTTCGCATAGAAGATCTTGCAGATAAGGCAAACATGAGTGTGGCAACACTTCATCGTTACTTTAAACAGGTGACAGCAATGAGTCCGATACAATTTCAAAAGAACCTAAGGCTGCAGGAAGCAAGGCGAAGATTACTGGCAGAATCTACCGACGCAGCCGAAGTAGCATTTCAAGTTGGCTATGAAAGCCCGTCCCAATTCAGTCGTGAATATTCGAGGATGTTTGGACTTCCGCCAAAAGAAGATATAAAACAGTTAAGAGCGAATCCTGTCCAAAGTAAAAATGCATAA
- a CDS encoding MFS transporter, protein MQKPIKEQKMVLIILLSNLFIVFLGIGLIIPVMPSFMNMMHITGSTMGYLVAVFAFAQLIVSPFAGRWVDSIGRKKMIVFGLVIFGISELIFGLGTNVSVLYISRILGGISAAFIMPAVTAYVADITTIQDRSKAMGYVSAAISTGFIIGPGAGGFIADFGIRVPFFFAAVIAFLAAFTSVFILKEPLSKSELAELAANTQKSNFFKDLKKSTQPIYLIAFIIVFVLAFGLSAYETVFSLFSDHKFGFTPKDIATIITISSIFAVIVQILWFGKLVNKLGEKAVIQLCLIIGAVLAFASTIMSGFIAVLLVTCFIFLAFDLLRPALTTFLSKTAGKQQGFVAGMNSTYTSLGTIFGPALGGILFDININFPFLFAGVVMIVGLGLTMIWKEKADGVVYDVSNNTD, encoded by the coding sequence ATGCAAAAACCAATTAAGGAACAAAAAATGGTATTAATCATTTTATTAAGTAATCTTTTCATCGTATTTTTAGGAATTGGTTTAATCATTCCAGTAATGCCTTCATTCATGAACATGATGCATATAACAGGAAGTACGATGGGCTATCTTGTTGCTGTATTTGCTTTTGCCCAGTTGATTGTGTCTCCGTTTGCAGGCAGATGGGTAGATAGTATTGGCAGAAAGAAGATGATTGTTTTTGGTTTAGTGATATTTGGAATCTCAGAGTTGATTTTCGGACTGGGAACCAATGTTTCCGTGTTATATATATCAAGAATACTAGGCGGAATCAGTGCTGCCTTCATCATGCCTGCTGTAACAGCATATGTAGCCGATATTACGACAATACAAGATAGGTCAAAAGCGATGGGCTATGTTTCTGCCGCCATCAGCACTGGGTTTATCATAGGACCAGGTGCAGGGGGCTTTATCGCTGATTTTGGAATCCGCGTGCCGTTTTTCTTCGCAGCAGTGATTGCCTTTTTAGCAGCGTTCACCTCTGTCTTTATCTTAAAAGAACCATTGTCTAAGAGTGAGCTTGCAGAACTTGCCGCAAATACGCAGAAGTCTAATTTCTTTAAAGACTTAAAGAAATCGACTCAACCGATTTATTTAATTGCTTTTATTATTGTCTTTGTCCTAGCCTTTGGTTTATCAGCCTATGAAACAGTGTTTAGCCTGTTTTCTGATCATAAGTTTGGATTTACACCGAAGGATATTGCCACAATTATTACAATCAGTTCAATATTTGCTGTTATTGTGCAGATTCTTTGGTTCGGAAAATTGGTAAATAAGCTTGGAGAGAAAGCAGTCATCCAGCTTTGCTTAATCATCGGTGCTGTTTTAGCGTTTGCATCAACGATTATGTCTGGATTTATTGCTGTTTTGCTTGTTACCTGCTTTATCTTCCTGGCCTTTGATTTGCTGCGGCCAGCTCTGACGACTTTTCTGTCAAAAACAGCGGGTAAACAACAAGGCTTTGTGGCAGGAATGAACTCAACCTACACAAGTTTAGGAACAATTTTCGGTCCAGCACTTGGTGGAATATTATTTGATATCAATATCAATTTTCCATTCCTGTTTGCAGGTGTTGTAATGATTGTTGGCTTGGGTCTTACGATGATTTGGAAAGAGAAAGCCGATGGTGTAGTTTACGATGTTTCGAATAATACTGATTAA
- a CDS encoding alpha-mannosidase, producing the protein MKKTAHIISHTHWDREWYLPFEQHRYYFINLMNNLLEQFKQEGNAFQSFHLDGQTVLLEDYFAVHPENRESVTQLINEGKLHIGPWYVLQDAFLTSSEANVRNLQIGLHDAKQYGHVSKIGYFPDTFGIYGQAPQLLKQAGIDTAAFGRGVKPTGFDNMVSDSPNFESPYSEMIWKSPDGSNVLGILFANWYSNGNEIPVVEEEAKIYWNRKLQDAEKYASTNQLLFMNGCDHQPLQHTIPQAINAAESLFPDYTFKHSSFDEYITALKENLPEQLQVIEGELRNQRTDGWSTLVNTASSRIYLKQWNNRCQTLLEKIAEPLAVMDFLAGGKYPREYLRFMWKSLMKNHPHDSICGCSIDEVHREMVTRFETVAQMGEIFVQKHAAQLADKVDTSGGPEGGIPLIVLNTTGWDKNEVVTKTVDLKVVYFSEMHFEQIPAYLKEEEMSAYRLVDEAGDNIDCFMEEPIVEFGYDLPDDKFRQPYFAKRAKLSFFAEEIPAFGYKTFYLVPHEQSVGVMQAHSVNNEMDMENEYVHILFHEDGTYDLTDKATGKTLTKLGIYENTGDVGNEYMFKEANNHPPITTKGVRAEFQLIERSALRTVLEFTHTLTIPAAADEQLEIERNSLIWHKERQAGRSSETKTITLRTTATLEKGMKGPIFKLIIDNQAADHRLRVLFSTNLKTDTHYADSIFEIASRPNTPDSEWENPSFCHHQQRFASIADNEVGLTVATDGLQEYEILQADGTLAVTVLRSVAELGDWGHFPTPEAQCLGIQAAEWQVLLHEKDVITAKAYVDAYQYKVPLQVIQTNAHKGALPRKYRFVKWESEGLAWTSMKVAEDSDDVMVRWYNPASSSVHLKASLDSAANSYQSTIIEEQSNHTSNQYDVAGYEIITIGFQKGERL; encoded by the coding sequence ATGAAAAAAACGGCGCATATTATCTCCCACACCCATTGGGACAGGGAATGGTACCTGCCTTTTGAACAGCATCGTTATTATTTCATAAATTTGATGAATAATTTGTTAGAGCAGTTTAAACAAGAGGGAAATGCATTTCAGTCATTCCATCTTGATGGCCAAACTGTTCTGTTGGAGGATTATTTTGCTGTTCATCCGGAAAATCGGGAGTCTGTTACACAATTAATTAACGAAGGAAAGCTGCATATTGGGCCATGGTATGTTCTGCAGGATGCGTTTTTAACAAGCTCAGAAGCAAATGTGCGAAACCTGCAAATCGGGTTACATGATGCGAAACAGTACGGGCATGTATCAAAAATCGGCTATTTCCCTGACACCTTTGGCATATACGGGCAAGCACCACAGCTTTTAAAGCAAGCGGGGATTGATACGGCTGCCTTTGGAAGAGGAGTAAAACCAACTGGCTTTGATAATATGGTGTCAGATTCTCCAAACTTTGAATCACCTTATTCAGAGATGATTTGGAAATCACCAGATGGCTCCAATGTCTTGGGGATTTTATTTGCTAATTGGTATTCAAACGGAAATGAAATACCTGTTGTTGAAGAGGAAGCGAAAATATACTGGAACCGAAAATTACAGGATGCCGAAAAGTATGCTTCCACCAATCAGTTATTGTTTATGAACGGATGTGATCACCAGCCGCTCCAACATACAATTCCGCAGGCCATTAATGCTGCCGAGTCTCTTTTTCCTGATTATACCTTTAAGCATTCAAGCTTTGATGAATATATAACAGCTTTAAAAGAAAACCTGCCTGAGCAGCTGCAGGTCATAGAAGGTGAATTGCGCAATCAAAGGACAGATGGATGGTCCACTCTTGTTAATACGGCGTCCAGCCGAATTTACTTAAAACAGTGGAATAATCGCTGCCAAACACTTTTAGAAAAGATTGCCGAACCACTTGCTGTGATGGACTTTTTAGCAGGGGGGAAATACCCAAGGGAATATTTGCGCTTTATGTGGAAATCATTGATGAAAAATCATCCGCATGACAGTATCTGCGGCTGCAGTATTGATGAAGTGCACCGTGAGATGGTGACTAGATTTGAAACAGTAGCGCAAATGGGAGAGATATTTGTACAGAAGCATGCAGCACAGCTTGCTGATAAAGTTGATACCTCAGGCGGTCCAGAGGGCGGAATTCCCCTTATCGTTTTGAATACAACAGGCTGGGATAAAAACGAAGTTGTTACGAAAACAGTCGATTTGAAAGTAGTGTATTTCTCGGAAATGCATTTTGAACAAATTCCAGCCTATCTTAAAGAGGAAGAGATGTCAGCTTACAGACTTGTTGATGAAGCTGGCGATAATATCGATTGTTTTATGGAGGAACCAATTGTCGAGTTCGGGTACGACTTACCGGATGATAAATTCCGCCAGCCGTATTTTGCCAAACGAGCAAAGCTGTCTTTTTTTGCGGAGGAAATACCTGCATTCGGATACAAAACATTCTATCTTGTTCCGCATGAGCAGTCTGTTGGGGTGATGCAAGCACATTCCGTTAATAACGAAATGGATATGGAGAATGAATATGTTCACATCTTATTTCACGAAGATGGTACATATGATTTAACAGACAAAGCAACAGGAAAGACCTTAACTAAGCTTGGTATTTACGAAAATACTGGTGATGTTGGCAATGAATATATGTTTAAGGAAGCAAATAACCATCCTCCGATAACGACAAAGGGTGTTCGAGCCGAGTTCCAACTCATTGAACGATCAGCTCTTAGAACAGTGCTTGAATTTACACATACTTTAACAATCCCTGCTGCAGCAGATGAGCAACTTGAGATAGAGAGGAACAGCTTGATTTGGCATAAGGAAAGGCAAGCAGGCAGATCTTCCGAAACAAAAACCATCACATTAAGGACAACAGCAACGCTCGAAAAAGGAATGAAGGGCCCAATATTTAAGCTGATAATTGATAATCAAGCAGCAGATCATCGTTTACGTGTTCTTTTTTCAACAAATTTGAAAACGGATACACACTATGCGGATAGTATTTTTGAAATTGCATCACGCCCAAATACACCGGATTCAGAATGGGAAAATCCAAGCTTTTGTCATCATCAGCAGCGTTTTGCCAGCATAGCAGATAACGAGGTCGGTTTAACCGTGGCAACGGATGGACTTCAAGAATATGAAATCTTACAAGCAGATGGAACGCTTGCGGTCACAGTCTTACGTTCGGTTGCAGAATTGGGTGACTGGGGTCATTTTCCGACACCTGAGGCGCAATGTTTAGGTATTCAAGCAGCTGAGTGGCAAGTACTCTTGCATGAAAAGGATGTAATAACCGCGAAGGCATATGTTGATGCGTATCAATATAAGGTTCCCCTTCAGGTTATTCAAACAAATGCACATAAAGGAGCATTGCCAAGGAAATACAGATTTGTGAAGTGGGAGTCAGAGGGACTTGCATGGACGTCAATGAAAGTGGCAGAAGATAGTGATGATGTGATGGTGCGTTGGTATAACCCCGCCTCGTCAAGTGTACATCTGAAAGCATCCTTAGATTCAGCTGCCAATTCCTATCAGAGTACGATTATCGAAGAACAAAGCAATCATACTAGCAATCAGTATGATGTTGCTGGCTATGAAATTATAACAATTGGCTTTCAAAAAGGAGAGAGACTATGA
- a CDS encoding glycoside hydrolase family 125 protein, with protein sequence MTSAIPESLQKLIQHVKDYFPEDEKLHKMFEQCFVNTYTTTLKKQADGKTFVVTGDIPAMWLRDSAAQVRPYLLAAEDDEELADLLEGVIRQQFAFILHDPYANAFNESANGRGHQTDHTDMTPHIWERKYEIDSLCYPIQLAYLFWKSTGRTVFLKESLQEVLETVIRVWRTEQDHENNSAYLFERADVRQSDTLVRQGKGGLVVPTGMTWSAFRPSDDACTYGYLVPANMFAVVVLGYAAEICEEVLQNASLKEESLKLQEEIKKGIEQYAKLEHPIYGEMYVYETDGKGGVHLMDDANVPSLLAAPYLGFQPFNDPTYLNTRDFLLSRDNPYYYEGKFANGIGSPHTPDHYIWHIALAIQGMTAVSEEEKQQILTAFKNTDGGTHFMHEGFNADCPEEFTRDWFAWANTMFSEFVLSLTGKAVKGSPLYQQLQQNTSKQS encoded by the coding sequence ATGACAAGCGCAATTCCAGAATCATTACAAAAATTAATCCAACATGTAAAGGACTATTTTCCTGAGGATGAGAAGCTTCACAAGATGTTTGAACAATGCTTTGTTAATACGTATACAACGACTTTAAAAAAGCAGGCAGACGGAAAAACCTTTGTTGTAACAGGAGATATTCCGGCAATGTGGTTAAGAGATTCGGCTGCGCAAGTGCGTCCATACTTGCTTGCAGCTGAAGATGATGAAGAGCTAGCTGATTTACTCGAAGGTGTCATCCGTCAGCAATTTGCCTTTATTCTGCATGATCCATATGCAAATGCGTTTAATGAAAGCGCAAACGGCAGGGGGCACCAAACAGACCATACCGATATGACACCACATATTTGGGAACGAAAGTACGAAATTGATTCCTTATGTTATCCAATCCAGCTTGCTTATTTATTTTGGAAGTCGACTGGACGTACGGTATTTTTAAAGGAAAGTCTTCAGGAAGTGCTCGAAACTGTTATCCGTGTCTGGCGAACGGAGCAGGATCATGAGAATAACTCTGCCTATTTGTTTGAAAGGGCAGATGTACGTCAATCCGATACATTAGTTCGCCAAGGAAAAGGAGGCCTTGTCGTTCCCACTGGCATGACTTGGAGTGCTTTCCGTCCAAGTGATGATGCCTGCACATACGGCTACCTTGTGCCTGCCAATATGTTCGCTGTTGTTGTGCTTGGATATGCTGCAGAGATTTGTGAAGAGGTGCTGCAGAACGCTTCCTTGAAAGAAGAATCCTTAAAACTGCAGGAGGAAATCAAGAAGGGCATCGAGCAATATGCAAAATTGGAGCATCCCATTTATGGAGAAATGTATGTGTATGAAACAGATGGAAAAGGCGGTGTCCATTTAATGGATGATGCCAATGTGCCAAGCTTGCTGGCAGCACCGTATTTAGGATTCCAACCATTTAATGACCCAACGTATCTCAACACAAGAGATTTTCTGTTAAGCAGGGATAATCCCTATTATTATGAAGGGAAATTCGCGAATGGTATTGGCAGTCCGCATACACCAGACCACTATATTTGGCATATAGCTTTGGCGATTCAAGGAATGACTGCGGTTAGTGAAGAAGAGAAACAGCAAATTTTAACAGCATTCAAAAATACAGACGGCGGTACGCACTTTATGCATGAAGGCTTTAATGCAGATTGTCCTGAGGAATTTACGAGAGATTGGTTTGCGTGGGCTAACACGATGTTCAGCGAATTTGTCCTCAGTTTAACAGGCAAAGCCGTGAAAGGAAGTCCCCTGTATCAACAATTGCAACAAAATACTAGTAAACAATCATAA
- a CDS encoding YesL family protein, with protein MKKEPWMIVGCEWLWRGIFVNLCWIAFTALGLGVFGFFPASVALFTIVRKWLRKESDFSVWKTFKEVYMKEWKRTNGIGLVFYSIGLFLYLDLRIIDSFMSGMLASFLSTIISIMMLFLLLVVCYFFAVYVHYELSNKEYIKQSLLFTLTSLPSTIGIAAGLFVIGSMINQMPGLIPFISAVAPAFWMMKVCLSRFTFLEKRLQQQY; from the coding sequence ATGAAAAAAGAACCATGGATGATTGTTGGTTGTGAATGGTTATGGCGGGGCATCTTTGTCAATTTATGCTGGATAGCCTTTACTGCTTTAGGATTAGGAGTTTTTGGGTTTTTTCCTGCTTCTGTTGCCCTGTTTACAATAGTCCGGAAATGGCTGAGAAAAGAATCAGATTTCTCTGTATGGAAAACGTTTAAGGAAGTGTATATGAAAGAGTGGAAGCGAACGAATGGAATAGGCCTTGTGTTTTATAGCATTGGCCTGTTTCTTTATTTGGATCTGAGAATTATTGATAGCTTTATGTCCGGCATGCTTGCAAGCTTTCTCTCTACCATAATATCAATAATGATGCTGTTTTTGTTATTAGTTGTGTGCTATTTCTTCGCCGTCTATGTTCATTATGAGTTATCCAATAAAGAATATATTAAACAATCGCTTCTGTTCACGCTAACAAGTTTACCATCAACAATAGGAATTGCTGCCGGCCTTTTTGTTATTGGCAGCATGATAAATCAGATGCCTGGACTGATCCCGTTTATTTCTGCGGTGGCACCGGCTTTTTGGATGATGAAGGTTTGCCTCAGCAGATTTACCTTTTTAGAAAAAAGGCTGCAACAGCAGTATTAA